CGATAAGGGTGAAAGAGTAAAACTGGATCCACCGAACGGAGACGAGTTGCCGAAACGGGGATTCGATGTCAAAGATGCCGGTTTTCAGGCGCCTGCTCCGGACGGTTCCAAAATCCAAGTGGTGGTCGATCCCAATTCCAACCGCTTACAGTTGCTGGCTCCTTTTACGAAATGGGAAGGAACCGATCTGAAAGGATTGAAACTTTTGATCAAAGCGAAAGGCAAATGTACCACGGACCATATTTCCATGGCCGGCCCTTGGTTGAAGTTCCGCGGTCACTTGGACAATATTTCCAATAACCTTTTGATAGGCGCGACGAATGCGTTTAACAGTAAGACGAATTCCGTTAAGAACCAGTTGGACGGATCGTACGACGAAGTTCCGAAAGTGCAGCGCCAATATAAGGCAAAAGGGATCGGCTCTTTGGTAGTAGGCGATGAGAACTACGGAGAAGGTTCTTCCCGAGAACACGCGGCAATGGAACCCCGCCATCTCGGAGTCCGTGCCGTGCTGGTAAAATCCTTTGCGCGAATCCACGAAACCAACCTGAAGAAGCAAGGAATGCTCGCTTTGACGTTCGCGGACAAGGCCGATTACGACAAGATCCAGGAAGACGATACGATCGATATCTCCGGACTACTGGGCTTTCAGGAAGGAGTTCCGTTGACCTTGGTCCTCCACCACGCGGGCGGATCCTCGGAAGAGATCAAAGCGAACCATACTTATAACGAACAACAGATCGAATGGTTTAAGGCGGGCAGTGCTTTGAATCTGATCGGCGGGAAAAAGAAGTAAGAGAGTAAAAACAAAGGTGCCGACTGTCAAATCGGCACCTTTCATCCTTTTGAAGATTGCTTGACTTTCGAAAGTTACAAGTTATAAAAATCATAACATGTAACTTTTGGAGGACGGCATGAAACGGAAAAAATTAGGTAAGAACGGACCCGAAGTATCCTCGGTCGGTTTGGGCTGCATGGGCATGTCCGACTTTTACGGTTCTAAGGCGACACGCGACGATCGGGAAAGTATTTCCACGATTCACGCTGCTTTGGATGCGGGTATCGATTATCTGGACACCGGCGACTTTTACGGGATGGGGCATAACGAACTCCTAGTGGCCGCCGCGATCCGGGATAGAAGAGACAAGGCTTTTTTAAGCGTGAAGTTCGGTGCATTACGTTCCCATAATGGAGCGTTTTTAGGCTTCGATACGAGACCTAACGCGGTGAAAACGTTTGCCGCTTATTCTCTACAGAGACTCGGAGTGGAAGTCATCGATTTGTACCAACCGGCCCGTGTGGATCCTTCGGTTCCGATCGAAGATACGGTAGGCGCCGTGGCTGATCTGATCAAGGAAGGCAAAGTAAGATATTTGGGTCTTTCGGAGGCGAATGCGGAGCAGATCCGGAGAGCGCATAGCGTTCATCCGGTAAGCGCTCTTCAGATCGAATACTCTTTGGCGACTCGGTTGATCGAAACGAATATCCTTCCTACGATCCGCGAGTTAGGGATAGGTCTTGTACCTTACGGCATCGTGGGGAGAGGTCTCTTGACGGGGAATATTTTCGGCGGTTTGCCTCAATCCGATTATCGAAATCATTTACCAAGGTTTCAAGGAGAGAATCTCGCCAAGAATTTGGAACGGGTCACGATTCTACAGGATTTGGCGAATTCGAAAGGCTGTACTGCGGCTCAGATCGCCATCGCTTGGGTACTATCCAGAGGAGAGGACATCGTTCCCTTGATCAGTACGAGCAAGCGGGAAAGGCTAGCCGAAAACTTAAAAGCACTTGAAGTTCCTCTGACCTCGGAGGAGCTTGAAAAATTAGATCGAACCTTTGCGGAGGGAGCCATTTCGGGGGACAGATACCCCGCACCTCAGATGGGTATGGTCGCCAAGTAGAAAGAAGGAAGCATGCCAAGGACCGGCCTATCCCAGGAAGAATTAAAACAAACCGCTTTGGATACGGCAGAAAAGATGATCCGCAAGTATGGGTTTGACAAGACCCATCTTGTGGATATCGCCAAAGAAATCGGGGTAAGTCATCCGATCCTATATAGATTGTTCCCGGATAAGGCGGCCCTAGTGGACGCGGTCTCGGAGCGTTGGTTGAACCGGATCGACGAAGAGCTTGCAGGGATCGCTTCCAAAAAAGGGACCGCAAAGCAGCGTTTGCATTCCTGGTTTCTCGCTTTGCACCGCCTCAAACGGGAGAAAGTTTCGATGGATCCCGAGTTGTACCGAGCCTTCAATACCTCCGCGGAGTTGAGACGTCCGGTCGTCGTCCGTCACCTCGAGAACGCCCTGGATCAATTGCGATCCATTTTGGAATCCGGGATCCGTTCGGGCGAGTTTTCGAAGAAGGACCCCAAAGTCCTCGCTTCGGTTCTGTTTCAAGGAACCCTCGGATTCCATCACCCGAAACTGGTTTTGGATCATCTGGAATCGGATCGTGAACCTTTGTTAAAACAGGTCGTAGAAGTTCTATTGAAAGGGATCGCATAATCCTTTCCGTTCTAGGAATCCTTGACGAATCCGGGCTATCCGTCAGGATAATACCCATAAGGGTATAGGATAATGAAGGAAATCGACGTTCGGACTCAACTAGTACATAGAATCCATAGGATTCAAGGCCAATTAGAAGCGATCGAAAAAGGTCTCTTCGACGACAAGGCGGATTGTGAAAAAACCCTGATGCAATTAAAAGCATCCAGTCAGGCTTTGAAAAAATTCGGGGAAGCGTATATGCACGCGTACATGGACAAATGTTTTACGGAAAAGAGAGGGAGCTCGAATATTAAGGAGAACGTAAGAAAGGCGATCCGGACCGCATTCTCCATCTGACCTTCCTCCGTTCCTCGGGTTATTGTACTGCGGCTTTTTGTCTTTTTCCCATTAAGAACCAATAATATAGTGCCGGGATCGAAAACCGGCTCAATAAGGTCGCCGCGATCTCTCCGAAAATCAGGGAAACCGCGAGGCCCTGAAAAATCGGATCAAAGAGCATAACGGAGCTTCCGACGACCACAGCGGAAGCAGTCAAAAGCATGGGACGGAATCTGACTAAGCCGGCGTTGATGACCGCTCGTTTTAACTCTATCCCTGTTTCCGTTTCCGTTCGGATGAAATCGACCAAAATGATCGAGTTCCGCACTATGATCCCGGCTCCGGCGATGAATCCGATCATAGAGGTTGCCGTAAAATACGCTCCGGTAATCCAATGTCCGGGTAGAATCCCGATCAACGATATAGGGATGGGAGCCATGATGATCAACGGGATCATATAATCCTGAAACCATCCCAGAACCAACAGATAGATGATCACCATTACGACGGCGAACGCGATTCCTAGATCTCTGAACACTTCGTACGTAATGAACCATTCTCCATCCCACTTGACGGTCGGTGATCCGTTGGAGGGAGGAGCTTCGAGGGTGGCGGTCGGATATTTTACCTGATCCGAAAGATTCAGGATTCCGTACACGGGAGCTTCCTCTTTTCCCGTAAATTCCGCCGTAACGTATTCCAAGGATCTGAGATTTTTCCGGTGCAGTGTCCGATTGTTTCGGATGGCCGAAGGCCCTACGGTTTTCTCCGCGGATACGGTTCCGCTTTGCATGGTGGAAAGATTCAAACCTATAAAAGGATTTTTGGAACTGCGGGCGGAATCCGAAAGGGAAAGCGAAACAGGTACCTCCTCCGGAGAGTCCGTATTAGAGAGGGACAAAAGTTCCGTTTCTCTGAAGACCAGATTGGCGTTCCGGGCGAGGGTGGATGCCTTGACTCCTAAGGCTCCTGCCGTCCTATAATCGAACGGATAAAGGACGCTGGGTCTCTGTAATCTAAGGCTCGAATCGATGTCCGCTGTTCCTTTTTGTGTCCGGAGAAGGTCCAGAAGTTCGGAAGCGATATCGCGACGGATCTCTTCCGTAGGTCCATAGACTTCCGCGACAAAGGTGGCGAGCACGGGAGGCCCGGGGGGAATTTCCAGAACCTTGGTCACAGCGTTATGCTCTTTTCCGAACTTCGATATCGGAGGTCTTAAGGATTCTATGATAGAGTGACTTTTCGATTTTCTTTCTTTTTTGGGAGTCAGGACGACGTGAAGATCCGCCTGCCATTCCTTACTCCTGAGAAAACTATGTTTGACCATTCCTGAAAAAGAGAAAGGTGCCGAATCTCCTACGAAAATCTGCACTTTTTCCACATTCCTATCGGAGGCTATGATTTTGGCAAGTTCCTTGGAAGATCTCATCGACTCTTCCAAGGTGGTCCTCGGTTCATAATCGATCAAAACCTGAAATTCCTCTTTGTCATCGAAAGGGAGCATCTTTACTTTCACGAATTTTAATGCAACTAGGGAGAAGGCACTTAGTAATAGGACTAGAATTGCGAGTCCGAATAAAAGCGCGTTCTTTCTGGAATACAAAAGCCAAGCGGTTATGTTCTCGTAGATCCGATTCAGTTTGGATTCCGTTTTCACGTTGTCGTTCCGATGGGAACTGGTTTTCAGAAAACGATTCGCTGCCCAGGGAGTCACTACGAAGGCGACCAGGAGAGAAAGAATCATTGCGAGGCTTGCTCCGACCGGAATGGGTTTCATGTACGGACCCATAAGTCCCCGTACGAACGCCATAGGGAGAATGGCCGCGATCACCGTGAACGTCGCCAGTATCGTTGGGTTTCCTACTTCGCCTACCGCGCGAAGGATCGTATTCAGGAATGCACCTTTGGGGTTCGACTTCAGGTGTCGTTCGATATTCTCCAGAACTACGATAGCATCGTCCACGAGGATACCGATCGAGAAGATCAAAGCGAACAGAGTCACTCGATTCAACGTGTATCCCAAAAAGTAATATAAAGATAGGGTCAAGGCCAAAGTGACGGGAATGGAAACGGAAACGATAAACGAAGCCCGTAGACCCATCCATAAGGCGATTAGAGCGGCGACGGAAAACGTGGCGATCAACAAATGCTCTATCAACTCGTTCGATTTAGCCCCCGCTGTCGCGCCGTAGTCCCGCAGTACCGACAAGGAAACGTCTTTCGGAAGAGCTTCGGTAAAATTCTCGGCTCTTTGGATCAACTCTTTGGAAAGATTCGTTATATCCGTTCCCTTTCTTTTGGAGAAAACGAGGGTGACCGCATTTCTCGGTTCGGAGCCCAATTTTTTATCCAAGAGTACGGATTCTCGGGTTCTTTCTTCCGGTCCTTCTTTTGTTTCCGCCACGTCACCGACGCGGAGGACTCTGCCTCCTCTCGTCGAAATCGGAGTGGCCTCTACCTGTGTTCTATTGGAGATGGGAGTGCCGACCTCCACGTCGTATAGAAAATCTTTTCCCCAATTTTTGCCCGAAAGAACAAAGGCATTGTTTGCTCCGATCCCTTCCGCTATTTCGGAGATGCTTAATCCGTGCAGGCGCATCCGATTCGGATCAGCCACTACGCGGATCGATTTTTTTCTTCCGCCTAATAATTCCGTACGTGCTATATCGGGAGTGCTGGACAATTCCCTAGCAAGCGGAGCGATCGCGGTGCGAAGGGAAAAATCGTCTCTCTTTGCCGAACTGAATGTGAGGGCCAAAAAGGGAACGTCATCTATCGTGTAGGAGCGAATCACCGGTTCCTGGACGTTGGGAGGTAGGGAAGGTCGAAGTTCCATCAGGCTATGGTGGATTTTTACCAAGGACGGTTCCAACGGTTCGCCGACTTTGAAACGTACCGTGACCAATGCTCCGTGATCCGAGCTGGCGGAGTAAACGTATTCTACGCCTTCCAAGCCCCAAACGGCCCTTTCGATAGGCTCGACGACGTTGCGTTCCGTTTCTTTCGGTCCGAATCCGGGATTTGCAATCCGGATGTCGATCATTGGAACCGAAATCTGAGGCTCCTCCTCCTTCGGAGTCATCGCCACGGCAAACAGACCGAGCAGAACGCTGGCGATCGAAAACACCGGAGTCAATTTCGATTTGATGAAAAAAGAGGACACTCGTCCTGCAAATCCGGATTCGGGAGTATTAGATTCATGGTTCATTCTATTTCTCTAAATGATTATACATGTTGAGTCCGGCTCTTACCTTTAAGTATTCGGATTCGAGAACGTATTTTTCCCGCAGAACGTCGACAGTCCGACCGAAAACTTCCGCTATCTGAACGGATTGTAAGGTTCCATTTCGGAACAGCCCAAGATTTAATTCGAGTTGTTCTTCCTGGTTTTTCAAAGCTTCCGAGGTAAGCGTAAGACCGTTCTTTAGGGACTCTTCCTGCAAAAGCAGGACTCTGAAATTGGTCTCTTCTTTGGCGCGGATCTCTTCCGCTTTTTTGTTGGCGGCTGCGGATTTGCTTTTCGCTTCCTTGACGGCGCCGATGTCGCCAGGGTTCAACAAGTTCATCTGCAAATAAATTCCGGTATTATACGAAGTTGCGGTGCTTCTGCTTCCGTCATAAGCGTAAGCTTCCGCATAAACGCCCACTTTCGGCAAAAAACGCGATCTTTCGAAATTCACCGCGATTTCCGCTCCTTCGGCATAGGCGGAATATGCTTCCGAGAGTGGGGTTTTTCCTCCCGTTTTGCGATCGGGAAGCGGTAGGTGGAGTTCCGCAAATCGGATCCCACCTTCCCATTTTCGGGCCGGATCCCTTTGGAAGGGATCTCCACTGAGCATTTGTATGATTTCCTCAGCGGCTTGTCTGCGAGCCGAAAAATCGGATTTCATCGATTCCAATTTCAATCTCAAGGATTGTAAGGCGAGAGCTCCGGACTTGTCCAAAGGATTCCCGGATGCTCCGATCCTATAGGATCTTAAAAAACGATCCGATTTTTTGATCAATTCCTCGATTTTTCGCTCCATCTCGTAGGAACTTTCTATCGTTTGAAATGCGATCGAAGTTTCATAATATTCCTTTTTTAGAATGTGTTGTTCTTCGAATCTGTTCCCTTCCAGGTTCTTTTGTTTCAATATCGTGGAGTTTTTCTTGGCCCCGCCCTCGTACAGGGCTAAATCCACTCCTAAGGTTCCTCTCGAATACGTATTGCTTCCCGGATGGTTCAAAGTGTCCTTGGCGGCAAGGTTCAGGGAATTCGAGTTCAGATTCTGATAGGGAAGGTTGTTGGAATCCAGAAAATTGGAAGGACGTTGACGCACGCTGGCGGTGGAAAAATCCCCTTCGTTTGCGGCCCGCTGGCCCAATTTCCCTTGGAAATTCAGTCCCGGGTCGTTCGTATTATAATTTCTTAAATCCGTATAGACCCTGGGAATCCAATGGTATTCTGAATTCTCCTTGGAGATTTCTGCCGCCCGAACTTCCAGAGCCTTGGCTTTAACGGCAGGGGAATGGGTTCTTACTTTTTCCCAAAGGGCCGCGAATCCGAATTTCGATTCCTCCGCGAAGAGCGGCGAATATCCGATAAAAACGATCAGAGGAATTGCTGCGGAAAACGCGACCTTCATGTCAATTCTCGCCGGTAAGACGATAGTCGCAGCTTTTTACTCCGAAGGACTTCAATGGGATTGCCATAGGGCAGAACCCGACGGTCGCGTTCAGGATCATATTTACCGCTACTAAGAGGTTGAGCGCGTATCCCCAAGGGCTTATAAAAAAGCCGACCGCCAGTCCGACGAGGGAAAAGGACCCTGCTATCAGGAAGAGGAGTCTTTCGAGGTGCCATTTTTTAGAATTCGTCATACATATACCCCCATAGGTATTATATACGAACAATACCCTGCCGGGTATATTAAGAAGTCAAGAAAAAACGTCTCTTTTTTGGCGCGGGATGCGGAAAAATCGGATTCGGAAGGGAATTGGGACGACTTATGCCGCCGGTGGAGTTGCGGAGAAATTGCCTCTAAAACCGATCGTAGGATCGGTTAATCGAATGTGCGGCTGGCTCCGAACATGAATGCCGGAATATCCGATTTCAAGGAATGTCTAAATTCCTGTATGCGAACGTCGGTCGCACTAAAGACGGAATGAACCAAGGTCCAATCGCTAGACGGTTTGCCTTTCGTTTGCAAGGGGAAGTAATACAAGAAGGTCATATCGAACTTCCATTTTCCGGATTTGTATCCGAGCCCAAGGGAGGCTAGATCCTGCACCATGATCCCGGCTTGCAGTGCGTTTGTTCCGTCGGATCGAAGTACTCCTGCGTTATGTCTGGCTCCGGCTCGATAAATCCAGGAGTCGGATTCATATTCTCCTCCTATGCCGGCCGCCCAAGAATCGTGATAATCTATGTTTTGGGGGACGGTATTCGTGTTCCCGAAAACGGTCGGGTACCAGGAGGAAGCCAAGACCTGTTTGTATGTGGTATCGTACGAACTATAATTGTAATATAGAAAGTCCACTCCGACCCGAAAATTTTCCTTTCCATAAGAGAATCCGAGTCCGTGTCTTTCCGGAAGAAAGAAGGAAGCGGAGACTCCCGTTCGCCCAGGGTTGGCTCCCACTTGCATGTCCCCATCCAGAGGCAATCTTGCGGAGGTTTGGTAGGAATATGCCGCTTTGAAAGAGTCGGAGATCCGGTAGGTAAGGCCGAAAATTCCGCCCGCAGAAAAGGCGTTTTGGCTTCGGTAATAGAACCCTTGTCCTTGGAGTTGGAAGGTTCCCGTAGGATCATAGTATTTTTGCTCCGCGACTTGGTGAGCATAGATCACCTCTAAGCCCGCCCCGATGAGAAGATTCCCGATCTTGTAAGAGAGAGCGTGAGTGTTTTTGGCTACATAAAACGTGCTGGAATAGGATTCCTTGATCCGTTTCGAGTCTCCGATCGGACCGGAAATATTCAAACCGGACCAATTTTGGAAACTTTGTCCATTCGGAGTTGCACGGAATAATTGGTTTACGTTCCCGTTCCCACCTCCCGGAATGTATATTCCGACTCCGTACGTCAATCGCTCGGATAGGGGTACCCTGAGGGCTAGATAAGGGAGGGGAGCGAGTACATTATATTTTTGAGAATTTTCATAGGCAAGACTCGGGTCGGAATCCAGAAATTGGTCTTTATAAGTGGACCGAATGTAAGGCAAAGACACTCCGAATTCCAGTTCCTTTTTGGAACTCAGGCCTAAATTTGCGGGATTCGTTCCTATATCCATAGGAGATCCGCCTATCGCTAGATTTGTGCCGCCCATTCCACCGTACCGAGCGTTGTGGGAAGGTTGAAATATCCCTACGGAAATAAGATCTTGGCTCGCGATTAAGAGAACTAGGGTGATCGGGAAAAGCGGAAAGATTTTGCGAGGCTTCGCGTAGAGCATTGGAATAATGATTTCGCACGCGATTTTTTTACAAGTGCTTTCTTTTTATAATCCGGTTATTACATTGACGAATCCTGGGCGCTAGGATCGGGAAGGAGCTGATACGGATGGAACCAAGCGAACTCAGATCCCTGAGGCAAGAAACGGATCCTTTGGCTGACGGGGTCGTGCAAAAATATTTCCAAGAGTCCTCGTTTGACAGGTCTAAAACCTTATTTTTCTTCGACTTCTTAGCCAAGAATTCCAATCCGATCCCTCCGGGTCTTCCTCCCTACTTCGAAGATTATTTCAAAGAATCAGAAGTTCTACCGGACTGGACGGACCCGCAACAGATCGCTAGGGCGCAGGGTATATTTAGTCGCTTTGGACCTCAGATCCTGATGATGCTTTGCGTTAAGTCCTTACCGATGGCTTACTCCTGCGGAAACGGCGCTCAAGTTCTTTTGAAAACCGGAAGACTGGTCGAGCAGAAAGGTTCCGTATCCGGCGTGAACCGTCGTCTGATGGAGACGACCCAGTTCGTGATCTCCATATTGCAGTTGAGCGGACTCGGACCGGATGGAAGAGGAGTGAGAGTCGCTCAAAAAGTCCGGCTGATGCACGCGTCGATCCGTTATTTTCTCGCGCAAGGCGGAGATTGGAATCCGGAATGGGGAAGCCCGATCAACCAGGAGGATATGGCCGGAACATTGCAATCTTTTTCGAGCCTGGTTCTCCAAGGATTGGATCTTTCCGGAATCAAATTAACGATAGAAGAAAAAGATTCCTTCGTTCATCTTTGGAGAGTGGTAGGGCATATTTTAGGCGTAAAACCGGAACTTTGTCCCGAAGGATACGAAGCGGCTTACGCCCTCGGAGAATCCATTTTTTTGGACCAAAGAAAGGCATCGGAAGCGGGGCATATCCTGACCCAGTCTTTGATCGACTTTATGGAATACATGCTCCCCGGAAACATATTCGATGGTTTGCCTCTTTATTTTCTCCAGACCTATACGGGAGAAGAGACTTCCAAGGCCTTAGGCTTGCCTTGGCCGCCTAAGGATGATTTGGGGACCTTTATCGAAAAGATCTTCGTGGATCTGGATCTGAAAGCGGACGATGGCAGCGGCTTCAGCAAACTCTCCTCTTATTTTGCGACAAAGCTGTTGTTCTCGATGGATCATTTTTACTACGACGGTAAGAAGGCCAAATTTTGGATTCCGCCGTCGCTCAGGGGAGACTGGGGGATTTAAGGAATGGATTTTTGGCAGTCGATTTGGACGGATCCGGAATACCTGGGTAGGTATACACCTCTAGAGAACCTTCTTCTTTTTCTCGGGGTCGCATTCTGGGCGTATATGTACTTGGAACTTGCGATCGCTCCGTTCAAAACGCACTTTGTCGAAATGCCGGTCTTCATCGCCTGCGGAAATATCATTTGGGAATTTCTTTGGGGATTCGTCATCTCCGAGCCTATGGGCGCCGTTC
The DNA window shown above is from Leptospira fletcheri and carries:
- a CDS encoding oxygenase MpaB family protein: MEPSELRSLRQETDPLADGVVQKYFQESSFDRSKTLFFFDFLAKNSNPIPPGLPPYFEDYFKESEVLPDWTDPQQIARAQGIFSRFGPQILMMLCVKSLPMAYSCGNGAQVLLKTGRLVEQKGSVSGVNRRLMETTQFVISILQLSGLGPDGRGVRVAQKVRLMHASIRYFLAQGGDWNPEWGSPINQEDMAGTLQSFSSLVLQGLDLSGIKLTIEEKDSFVHLWRVVGHILGVKPELCPEGYEAAYALGESIFLDQRKASEAGHILTQSLIDFMEYMLPGNIFDGLPLYFLQTYTGEETSKALGLPWPPKDDLGTFIEKIFVDLDLKADDGSGFSKLSSYFATKLLFSMDHFYYDGKKAKFWIPPSLRGDWGI
- a CDS encoding efflux RND transporter permease subunit — its product is MNHESNTPESGFAGRVSSFFIKSKLTPVFSIASVLLGLFAVAMTPKEEEPQISVPMIDIRIANPGFGPKETERNVVEPIERAVWGLEGVEYVYSASSDHGALVTVRFKVGEPLEPSLVKIHHSLMELRPSLPPNVQEPVIRSYTIDDVPFLALTFSSAKRDDFSLRTAIAPLARELSSTPDIARTELLGGRKKSIRVVADPNRMRLHGLSISEIAEGIGANNAFVLSGKNWGKDFLYDVEVGTPISNRTQVEATPISTRGGRVLRVGDVAETKEGPEERTRESVLLDKKLGSEPRNAVTLVFSKRKGTDITNLSKELIQRAENFTEALPKDVSLSVLRDYGATAGAKSNELIEHLLIATFSVAALIALWMGLRASFIVSVSIPVTLALTLSLYYFLGYTLNRVTLFALIFSIGILVDDAIVVLENIERHLKSNPKGAFLNTILRAVGEVGNPTILATFTVIAAILPMAFVRGLMGPYMKPIPVGASLAMILSLLVAFVVTPWAANRFLKTSSHRNDNVKTESKLNRIYENITAWLLYSRKNALLFGLAILVLLLSAFSLVALKFVKVKMLPFDDKEEFQVLIDYEPRTTLEESMRSSKELAKIIASDRNVEKVQIFVGDSAPFSFSGMVKHSFLRSKEWQADLHVVLTPKKERKSKSHSIIESLRPPISKFGKEHNAVTKVLEIPPGPPVLATFVAEVYGPTEEIRRDIASELLDLLRTQKGTADIDSSLRLQRPSVLYPFDYRTAGALGVKASTLARNANLVFRETELLSLSNTDSPEEVPVSLSLSDSARSSKNPFIGLNLSTMQSGTVSAEKTVGPSAIRNNRTLHRKNLRSLEYVTAEFTGKEEAPVYGILNLSDQVKYPTATLEAPPSNGSPTVKWDGEWFITYEVFRDLGIAFAVVMVIIYLLVLGWFQDYMIPLIIMAPIPISLIGILPGHWITGAYFTATSMIGFIAGAGIIVRNSIILVDFIRTETETGIELKRAVINAGLVRFRPMLLTASAVVVGSSVMLFDPIFQGLAVSLIFGEIAATLLSRFSIPALYYWFLMGKRQKAAVQ
- a CDS encoding metal-sensing transcriptional repressor gives rise to the protein MKEIDVRTQLVHRIHRIQGQLEAIEKGLFDDKADCEKTLMQLKASSQALKKFGEAYMHAYMDKCFTEKRGSSNIKENVRKAIRTAFSI
- a CDS encoding TetR family transcriptional regulator, which translates into the protein MPRTGLSQEELKQTALDTAEKMIRKYGFDKTHLVDIAKEIGVSHPILYRLFPDKAALVDAVSERWLNRIDEELAGIASKKGTAKQRLHSWFLALHRLKREKVSMDPELYRAFNTSAELRRPVVVRHLENALDQLRSILESGIRSGEFSKKDPKVLASVLFQGTLGFHHPKLVLDHLESDREPLLKQVVEVLLKGIA
- a CDS encoding YgaP family membrane protein, which encodes MTNSKKWHLERLLFLIAGSFSLVGLAVGFFISPWGYALNLLVAVNMILNATVGFCPMAIPLKSFGVKSCDYRLTGEN
- a CDS encoding OmpP1/FadL family transporter; amino-acid sequence: MLYAKPRKIFPLFPITLVLLIASQDLISVGIFQPSHNARYGGMGGTNLAIGGSPMDIGTNPANLGLSSKKELEFGVSLPYIRSTYKDQFLDSDPSLAYENSQKYNVLAPLPYLALRVPLSERLTYGVGIYIPGGGNGNVNQLFRATPNGQSFQNWSGLNISGPIGDSKRIKESYSSTFYVAKNTHALSYKIGNLLIGAGLEVIYAHQVAEQKYYDPTGTFQLQGQGFYYRSQNAFSAGGIFGLTYRISDSFKAAYSYQTSARLPLDGDMQVGANPGRTGVSASFFLPERHGLGFSYGKENFRVGVDFLYYNYSSYDTTYKQVLASSWYPTVFGNTNTVPQNIDYHDSWAAGIGGEYESDSWIYRAGARHNAGVLRSDGTNALQAGIMVQDLASLGLGYKSGKWKFDMTFLYYFPLQTKGKPSSDWTLVHSVFSATDVRIQEFRHSLKSDIPAFMFGASRTFD
- a CDS encoding TolC family protein; amino-acid sequence: MKVAFSAAIPLIVFIGYSPLFAEESKFGFAALWEKVRTHSPAVKAKALEVRAAEISKENSEYHWIPRVYTDLRNYNTNDPGLNFQGKLGQRAANEGDFSTASVRQRPSNFLDSNNLPYQNLNSNSLNLAAKDTLNHPGSNTYSRGTLGVDLALYEGGAKKNSTILKQKNLEGNRFEEQHILKKEYYETSIAFQTIESSYEMERKIEELIKKSDRFLRSYRIGASGNPLDKSGALALQSLRLKLESMKSDFSARRQAAEEIIQMLSGDPFQRDPARKWEGGIRFAELHLPLPDRKTGGKTPLSEAYSAYAEGAEIAVNFERSRFLPKVGVYAEAYAYDGSRSTATSYNTGIYLQMNLLNPGDIGAVKEAKSKSAAANKKAEEIRAKEETNFRVLLLQEESLKNGLTLTSEALKNQEEQLELNLGLFRNGTLQSVQIAEVFGRTVDVLREKYVLESEYLKVRAGLNMYNHLEK
- a CDS encoding aldo/keto reductase produces the protein MKRKKLGKNGPEVSSVGLGCMGMSDFYGSKATRDDRESISTIHAALDAGIDYLDTGDFYGMGHNELLVAAAIRDRRDKAFLSVKFGALRSHNGAFLGFDTRPNAVKTFAAYSLQRLGVEVIDLYQPARVDPSVPIEDTVGAVADLIKEGKVRYLGLSEANAEQIRRAHSVHPVSALQIEYSLATRLIETNILPTIRELGIGLVPYGIVGRGLLTGNIFGGLPQSDYRNHLPRFQGENLAKNLERVTILQDLANSKGCTAAQIAIAWVLSRGEDIVPLISTSKRERLAENLKALEVPLTSEELEKLDRTFAEGAISGDRYPAPQMGMVAK